In Dryobates pubescens isolate bDryPub1 chromosome 31, bDryPub1.pri, whole genome shotgun sequence, one DNA window encodes the following:
- the MICOS13 gene encoding MICOS complex subunit MIC13 has product MAARLFPVVKFVIKGGLAGAAVYVAYDQGLLGSGTQGAEALRKAQEALPPAIQEWTSYVGWELPPIPKIDFSPSDSWNKGVQTVISALSVAPTRACEYTVEGWKYVKDLVK; this is encoded by the exons ATGGCCGCCAGGCTCTTCCCTGTCGTCAA GTTTGTCATCAAAGGAggcctggctggagctgctgtgtatGTGGCATATGAtcaggggctgctgggcagcggCACACAAGGTGCAGAAGCCCTCAGGAAAGCTCAGgaagcactgcctccagctatCCAGGAGTGGACAAGTTACGTAGGCTGGGAG CTCCCACCCATTCCAAAAATTGACTTTTCCCCCTCTGATTCGTGGAATAAAG GAGTGCAGACAGTTATATCTGCCTTGTCTGTAGCTCCCACCAGGGCCTGTGAGTACACTGTGGAAGGCTGGAAGTATGTGAAGGACCTTGTCAAATGA